One Salmo salar chromosome ssa01, Ssal_v3.1, whole genome shotgun sequence DNA window includes the following coding sequences:
- the fam241a gene encoding uncharacterized protein FAM241A, with protein sequence MSTIPPAGNDQLVLHRREFEELESRIRCQSHHPPNYTARKTFQDDPSGRPLGSRWQALPGDPGTWWSCPSADPRARLCCSSDPRARPLPAGDPTARWPSIDDLTTRPQLDDCERMGTLFGQLNKCLRSAGFTQMYFGEKIVEPVIIIFFWVLLWFLGIQALGLVGTLCIVIIFIQK encoded by the exons ATGTCGACCATACCACCAGCTGGGAATGATCAACTGGTACTGCATCGGCGGGAGTTTGAGGAGTTAGAGAGTCGAATAAGGTGTCAATCTCATCATCCACCCAACTACACAGCAAGGAAAACGTTCCAG GATGACCCCAGTGGCAGACCACTTGGATCTAGGTGGCAAGCCCTTCCTGGTGACCCCGGGACTTGGTGGTCATGCCCCTCTGCTGACCCCAGAGCCAGGTTATGCTGCTCCAgcgaccccagggccagaccacTCCCAGCCGGTGACCCTACGGCAAGGTGGCCAAGCATTGACGACCTCACAACCAGACCTCAGTTGGATGACTGCGAGCGGATGGGGACCCTGTTTGGCCAGCTGAACAAGTGCCTGCGCAGTGCAGGCTTCACCCAGATGTACTTTGGGGAGAAGATTGTGGAGCCTGTGATCATCATCTTTTTCTGGGTCCTACTGTGGTTCCTGGGAATCCAAGCTCTGGGGCTGGTGGGGACTCTGTGCATTGTCATCATCTTCATCCAGAAGTAA